The Myripristis murdjan chromosome 17, fMyrMur1.1, whole genome shotgun sequence DNA segment GGCCTCGTGGAGCCGCATCAAGGGCATCGGTGTTCCCAAATGGATGGCTATAGAGATTGCTCTCATCTGGATACTATCCATCATCTTGGCTGTGCCAGAGGCTGTGGCCTTCGACATGATCACCATGGACTACAAAGGAGAACACCTGAGGATCTGCCTGCTGCACCCCATGCAGAAAACCGAATTTATGAGGGTGAGTTGAAAACACAGAGATACTCAGAGATACACAGCTCCCTGGTGTGATGGCTGTTGACACAGCTGCGCACAGTGCAAACCATATACATAtcgatgcacaaacacacacacacaccgtgattGCACCACGGCTAGGTCATGGTGATACACAGCCTTGGGAAAATGAAGTATCACGAGATTGTCTGTGGTGCTTCTGCAACAGATATATCACAGGAGTTATTGCTCCCATGCCTGACAGAATATATTGCAGCACGTCTTACATCACCCTAGAAATAACAACACACAGAACAGCTACAGTCCCACTGAGCTCTTCAGCTCTTAAGTGATTTTGAATGGACCAAAACTGAAGTCTGGGTTTGAGACACACCCTTGAGACTCACACTCCACTCTACTGTAGGTTAGCCTGCAGTTTTTGCTCCCTAACAAATTTGTATTATACTATCATCTTACCTCAGACACGGCTGCTTCATCTTTATATTCACATAAATGTCTATGCTTGTATAGTAACCTGTACCGTATTTTTCTCTAATTCTGTCTCTGTAGTTCTATAAATCAGCTAAGGACTGGTGGCTGTTCAGTGCATATTTCTGCCTGCCTCTGGCCTGCACCGCCATCTTCTACACACTCATGACCTGTGAGATGCTGAGAAAGAAGAACGGTGTCCAGATCGCCCTCAGTGACCACCTCAAACAGGTCGGTGGGTCTCTGATTATTGACTGTCCTCATATGGAGGATTTAGAACAGGTTTCTCATGTTTCTCCAGGTTTTTtcaagttttgatgactgagggaCAATTTAAGGACCCAACATTACAGGATAACAGGCTGCCCAAGACAAAACAGAGTATATGttgtttatgtatatgtatatgttgtgttttctggaggacaaaaaatcccatttgtccatttgtagatgttttaatgacaaaggTGCACATCTGCAGTTTATGTTTTAGAAATAACTGCAATTTGTAGTTAAGAGGCTCCTCGCTGTCTTACATTTTAAGATTAGTGTCACagtatttttttgcattaaacTCCTTGCACATTGCATTCACCTGCTTGCAGATTAGACACATCAGTTTATTCAACCAGTGAGGTAGGATGAAGTAAATGTTGCTGCGTCACCTACAGTGATGACGCAATCTGTCTCACAAGTTGGCATCTCGCAAGTCATACACGACTCGTGAGATGAGTAACTGCCCAGGGGGTGTTATTTAACAATTCTTAAAAGCAAAGCATTGTGCAGTGTTAGTTGGTTAAAAACTGTATTGGAACCGGACCAAATATAACACATGCATTTCCTTATGTCACCATAACTCATCGCGCGTCACCAGAAATGTTTCCAATGGCTGCCAGTGGCCGCGGGCTGCACTGGTTTAGAACAAAAGTGGCTTTTCTCTAATTGTACAGCACAACTTTCAGTGACGGCATCTTTTTCAGTTCAAAGGTTAACAAAGGAAACATTCAGATACATAAACTAAGACTAAGATTCAGAAAATTGATATTAAGTATAGTGAGGCCTTTTTCACACCAGatgtgatttatgttttttttcccttgagtCTCGCAGATTTCTATCTTTAatttagcaaaaatgtgttgatTTGAGCATCAGACAGAGCTCAACCAGAGCTTTCCAGTGATGTATAATTCTCATTTCCGTTCCTTTCACAAAATCCTCGATATAATCTATTAttgtataattatttattttgtgtgtgtgtgtgtgtatgtgtgtctagcGGAGGGAGGTGGCTAAGACAGTGTTCTGCCTGGTGCTGGTGTTCGCTCTGTGCTGGCTGCCTCTCCACCTCAGTCGCATCCTGAAGCTCACAATCTATGACGAGAGAGACCCGAACCGCTGTGAACTgctcaggtaacacacacacacacacacacacacacacacacacacacacaccatcatacAACATGATAGGCTGAAAGGTTGGAGTAGAATAGCGTAGAATGGAATAGGTAACAGAATAGATCAGAACAagacagaatagaatagaatagatgcaAGCACAGGTGGGACCACCTgtgagaatagaatagaatagaatagaatagaatagaatagaatagaatagatgacagaacagaacagaacaagacaagataaaatagaagacaatacaatacaatagatGACAGAACAGGAcaagataaaatagaatagaatagaatagaatagaatagaatagaatagaatagaatagaatagaatagaatagaatagaatagatgacagaacagaacagaacaagaCAAGATAGAATAGAagacaatacaatacaacagaTGACAGAACAGGAcaagataaaatagaatagaatagaatagaatagaatagaatagaatagaatagaatagatgacagaacagaacagaacagaacagaacagaacagaacagaacagaacagaacaagaCAAGATAGAATAGaagacaatacaatacaatagatGACAGAACAGGAcaagataaaatagaatagaatagaatagaatagaatagaatagaatagatgaCAGACTAGAACtgaacaggacaggacaagatagaatagaacagaatacaatacaatacattacAATAGATGACAGAACAGTACAGGACAAGTTAATATAGACTacgatagaatagaatagaatagaatagaatagaatagaatagatgaAGTGGAGATGAAGCACTGATGCATCTCTGTGACTTTTCCAGTTTCTTCCTGGTGTTGGATTACATCGGCATCAACATGGCATCTGTCAACTCCTGCATCAACCCCATCGCCCTCTACATGGTCAGCAAGCGCTTCAAGAGCTGCTTCAGGGTAAGATAAGCCAcaattcaaacaacaacaagaaagaaaaaaaaaaaaaaaacaggaatccATTACATGCAAATGGGGGTGAATTCTAGCCGTTCATTACTTGTATCACACCAAACTGTGAGAACTGTACCTCCCTCACCCGCCTCTcgttgctcctctctctctctctctctctcagtcgtGCCTGTGCTGCTGGTGCCTGCCCGCTGAGATGCTGATGGACGAGAAGCAGTCGTGCATGAAGCTCAAGGTCACGGAGCGACCGTCCGACCAGAGCAACTCCCGCATGACCAACAAGTCCACGACGGCGTGAGGCAGGGCCGTTCACAGAGGCCGGCAAGTGAGAAGAAAGGAGATCCGGCAAAATACGCGAATGAATAATGAAGTATGGAAGACTGAATGAGGATGGCTGTCCATTCTTACTCCGCCTTATCTAGAGCATCACCAGAAGCGGCCTTCAACCGGCTCCAGACGTGCCTTTGGAAAAGCCCTCGGTGGCTGATCCATAGTGAAATGAACTCATTGTAACATAAACCTCTAAACGCTAACCCGCTGCGGAGCGCTCCACACTCTCTCCATCCAAGGAGCAATGTACGCTGGTGCACTTCAAACGCTCTTGGAAAATCAGTGTGAGGCGTGTAAAAGGGCCAAAGTCAACAGTGTTAATTACACCAGTGCTGATTAATGAGCAGGGGATTAAGTTCAatgaacaaacaagcaaaaagaaaaaaaaaaaacacacatactgcaaataaataaataaataaataaataaataaaaattaaaaaaaatccatcctaacaagtcatttagtcccaCATTCAGTGCTAAAATATGCCGGCAGAAATGGATGATCCTCATTGGTTTCCAGTACCAGTCAACTTGTGaacacaattttcttgaatgtCCCGTCATTTCCttcctcattctgcctcgtcTCGGCGTATTTACACttgttcctgaaaaaaaaatcccggacaggcatcggaaacaagtgggattatctcgtcccacagtcagatttttttcactcgGCTGAAGCAAAACAGGATTTCAACACTGAACGTGAGActtaatgacttgttaagatggagatttgttACAGCGCGGGGTGATGTATAACGGGGTGATGGGTACATTAGGAAAGACAGCTCATCGGGCCCGCTGCCTGGATGCTCATGAATGTTATTTTGACATTAGAAGAATCTCGGGAGAGCTTTCCGCTAGTCGAACCGAATGCTCTGTATTCAGGTGTGAGGGTGGTGTGTCGAGGTGGTTACAAGCCGACCACATGTTGCAGAAGTTTGGAAGATGTAAATGTTTAACGGTgaatctgtttctttctctttgacgTTTGTTCTCTCAGTTGCTTTTAAACAGCATCAACAGCtaaattttgtatattttatcgCCTACCGCACTCGTGCCTTACTGTCTTCACGTCAGCGTCCCACTAGCTATTGAACTACTGATGGTGTGTGATTTCGGCTGTGTGACCATTTAGCTCTTGTACTATATGTACTATGTGTATGATATTGGGCCTGTTGTTGAGGCTTCATGATGGTATTTGCTCAATAATATCTTAATATGACCTGTTACCTCAGTTGGTATGACAAGAGGTAggagttttgttgttttttgtttttttttccagtacagaaatgaaataaataaaataaaataaataaaactcatcatttacttttgtttttttagtccCATACTCAGTGCTAAAACCTTCTTTTTCTTAAACCAAGtgaaataatctgccagtgggatgaggttaTCCCATTTGCttctaatgcagtttcacttgtttgggGGAATTTTTCGGGGAATAAGTGTAAGCATGTTGAATCAAGGCAGAATCAAGGCACATCAGCCCACTCGTATCAAGAAAACGACGCTTGAacgaagaaaattctggaaacaagttgattagcatcggaaacaagtgggattatctcctcccgGTGGCAGATTGTTTAGcttgttttaaggaaaacaagattttgactCCGAATGAGGTTAAATGGTGGGGATTTCTTGCAGCGTGGCCTGTTTTTCtggcccctgtgtgtgtgttcgtgtatgtgtgtgtgggtgtgtgggtgggtgtgtgtttgggtttgatTGAAGTGTGACCAAAGGCAACCATCATGTGATAGTGAACGTTAACATAGAGCATTACTGtgttctctccctccatctctctcggtctctctttctgtcccccatctctctctctctctctctctctctctctctctctctctctctctcacacacacacacacacacacacacacacagctttgacCTGGGAATGTTCCTTCAGGCTAAGGCAGTGTCACGCATGTCACATTAGCTGTCAAAGACGCTCTGTGTCCTGTGATCCCTTCCCACCCCTCCTTCACTCACTGTATCTCTTTGTTGAATGAAGCTGTTATTCCCATAATCGATACATAACCTATATATAATCAGTTTGATCAAGGAAAACATATAACTtacctgaaagaaaaaaaaaacagagactaAAGTTGCCCTACAGATTCCAGAAAATAGGCATAACTGGGATTGTTTTTGCAAGCGAGAGGCAGAGGGAGCGCCCCTACACAGAGATGCAGGAGAGGAGCTTCACGGCACAACAAATGACACAGGTACCAGCAGGTGGCTTTACCTAGCAATAGTTGTACTGATGCACGAGCAATGACCAATCAGAGGGCTCCGCATCTGGTTACTGGCCAATCAGGAACATCCCATCCCCTTTAGGAAGAGCACAGTATAGGACGGGGCTGCGAGGTTTAAAAGATTATGCCGGGAGAAATATTATTGTTCATGTTGATTCATTGTGAATCCAAGTGCCCAGGACAGGCAGCAGGACACAGGCAGCAGAACAACAAGATAGAAGAAAGATTTTCCTCAGAGGAAAGCAGCTGGACAATCCTGCTGAACCAGCTacactgagaggagaggagaggaggagaggagaggagaggagacgagaagaagaggagaggagacgagacgagacgagaGGAGacgggaagaagaggagaggaaaggaaaggagaggaaagaaaaggggagaggagacgggaagaagaggagaggagaagagactatgggagagaagaggagaggaaacacaaagggaagaagagaagagaagaggaggagaggagaggaagagaggagaggagagaaaaacaggagaggagggaagaagaggagaggaaacaaaggaaagaagagaagagaagagaagaggaggagaggaggggaggaggagaagagaagaaaagagaagagaagagaaggagaggagaggaggagagaagagaaggagaggaggggaggaagagaagagaagagaagagaagagaagagaagagaagagaagagaagagaaggagaggaggggaggaagagaagagaagagaagagaagaagagaagagaagagcacctggagaggagaaaagatttTTTGCTCCATTGagtcattgtgtttgtggttcTCTCACAAATGTTGGGTGTTTACAGGTTTTGTTGGTGTGTAGGAAGGTTATTACAGTTTAAGcctttttcattagttttcatttggtttgactttctgttttcagtttcagcttcatattaattcatttttaaagcatCATTCTTACCGAtcaccatttttaaaaatgtattcactcaGGACACATGAATAAACTGACAAACACGGAAACTAAAGTCAGTGTAtctatcattttaatttattttagctTCATGAACATACAATACAGTTTCAGGTAGtgatcttttttattattttttatagtttttattttatttcagttaagaGATGTTTTTGGGGTAGAACTTCatattatatgaaaaaaaaaaaaaattgaccattttAGCAATTTTGGACTTTAATAACAGAGGATGCCCCCGGACCCCCTACAACAGTTTGGGCTCAGCTGGTCCAGCCAATCTGAAGAATAAAAGCACTTAATACTAATAAAGTTGGCTGAACAGGCAAAAGAAaatcctcttctctctccttcacactcCTCTCTCAGACTCATCTCTGCATCTGTTTCCCCCTTTTTCACCCTCCatccccttcccctccctctctctctctctctcctaccctTCATTCCTCTTTTCACCCTCAGGCTCCGCTGCCTCTGTTTTCCCAGAATGCTCTAACACAATTCACTGCGGTTTGAACTGAAATCAAACCCACTGGTGTTGTAAGTGAGCAACAGCCTCAATCAACAGACCCGGCTGCATTCCTCTCGTAACCctccggaaaaaaaaaaaaaaaatctccatattAACAAGGAATTTAGTCTCatgccttttttaaaatctcattttccttcaaacaaggtaaaaaaaaaaaatcagaggtgggatgagataatcccatttgtgtCTGATGCCAATCAacttatttccagaattttaaAGAATTCAAGTTTAATTTTCCTGATTCCAGTGAGCTGATTTGTCCTATTCTGCGTATTTATACttacaccagaaaaaaaatcctggaactACTGAAAAAGCATGGGAAAATGTCATCCCACTTGCGGAttatgacttgttaacatggagatttcTCAGTATCATTGTGCCAACACTGGGGATTATTATTACTCTGGATATCAGTCATGAGATCCACAGCTGATCGGTCGAATGTTCCTCCCAGACCACAGAAACGTAAAACATTCTCTAAAATAtgcaatgacattttatttattcattaattgtccggttatgtttttttcaaattaattcaTTGGCCTAAGGAAAGTTTCAGTGGATCACCCCGCTTGAAAGAGCTGCTACTCACTTCAAAAACTTCATTAATATGTGTATGACTTTGCTTAGAAGCATCTCCTAAAGCTCTTGAGACTCAGAGCCCTCTGCTccttattacacacacacacacacacacacacacacacacaggcgcgtgtgtacatgcatgcatatagatgtgcacagtacacacacacatgccacgcACAGCAGGTTCCAGCAGAAATTGCAGGAATGGAGGGTTGGCTGTTCTGCGGGTTTGTGTCTCAGGGGTTGGGGTGTGAGCCGACCTCGGCCTCGCTGttccttctttctttgttcCAACATTCTTCCATTTTCAACCCCTCGCACTCCACGGTTTTCATATTTACCCGATTTACCCATCAGACTTTGGTCAGAGGACATTAGAGGATAGGCTCACCTTTTTTGAACTCACACCTCACTAAAACGCTGCCTGCCATCATTCCTGATCATTGTGGACAGCACAGAGCACAACTTGAGGACGTTCTCGCTGTTTTGGCTTCAACGCGGGCCagtaaggcaaaaaaaaacacgataTATTCCCTTTTCAAAAATGGTGACCCTTTGTATAAACAAGTGGTTCGCA contains these protein-coding regions:
- the ednrba gene encoding endothelin receptor Ba translates to MKMHLLCLELLVLVGQLFVASGQQQANDPSRQVSQDSSATQRQGLVERDVVPMRPNITMPRRRLPPMCTGPTEIRDTFKYINTVVSCLVFVVGIIGNSTLLRIIYKNKCMRNGPNILIGSLALGDLLHIIIGIPINVYKLLAEDWPFGVGLCKLVPFVQKASVGITVLSLCALSIDRYRAVASWSRIKGIGVPKWMAIEIALIWILSIILAVPEAVAFDMITMDYKGEHLRICLLHPMQKTEFMRFYKSAKDWWLFSAYFCLPLACTAIFYTLMTCEMLRKKNGVQIALSDHLKQRREVAKTVFCLVLVFALCWLPLHLSRILKLTIYDERDPNRCELLSFFLVLDYIGINMASVNSCINPIALYMVSKRFKSCFRSCLCCWCLPAEMLMDEKQSCMKLKVTERPSDQSNSRMTNKSTTA